ACGAGGGCGTGACCATCTTCCTGGTGGAGCAGAACGCCCGGATGGCCCTGGAGCTGGCGTCCTATGGCTACGTGATGGAGAACGGCCGGATCGTCCTGGACGGCCCCACGCACAAACTGCGGGAGGACGCCGACGTCGAGGAGTTCTACCTGGGCGTCCGGGGCGACCAGCGGCGGCTGTTCAGCGAGGTCAAGAGCTACAAGCGCGCCCGCCGCTGGCTGGCCTGATGCGGGATCCGGGATCCGAGATCGGTTCCTGATCCCGGATCTCAGATCACGCCCCTAGTAGGCGAAGGGCCACAGGTCCACCTTGCGCTTGAGCTTGCGCAGCAGCATCGCCAGGCCTCCGGGCTCCCAGATCAGCAGGGCGATCAGGACCGTCCCGAACAGCACCTCCCGCAGCGGGATGACCACCTTCGCAAACGCGGGCACCACCGCCGTCAGGGCGGGGGTGGCGATCTTCAGCCCCTGGGACAGGGCCACCACGAACGCGGCCCCCAGGTGGGCGCCCCAGATGCTGGTCAGGCCTCCGATGACCACCATGGCCACGTAGTCGATGGACGCGCCGACGGTGAACTGCTCGGTGGTGATCAGCCGCTGGTAGTGGGCCCACAGGCTGCCGGCCAGCCCGGCGTAGGCGGCGGCCAGACCGAAGGCCAGGGCCTTGTAATGCAGCAGGGGGATCCCCAGGACCTGGGCCGCGTAGTCCCGGTCCCGGATCGCCATCCACACCAGCCCGACGCGGCTGCGGGCCAGGTTGGCCAGCGCCGCCCCGGCCAGCAGCCACACGCAAAGCAGCAGGTAGTAGAACTGGACCTCGGTGCGCACCACCCACCGCCCCACGCCCAGGGGCGGGACCGACAGCGCGCCCACCCCTCCGGTGGCGTGGATGAGGGCGTACTCGGTCAGGAACTGGAACGCCAGGGTGGCAATGGCCAGGTACAGGCCCTTGATGCGCAGCGACGGCAGGCCGACCACCATGCCGCCGGCGCAGGTCAGGGCCGTCGCCCCCACCATCGCCAGGGGCACGGGCAGTCCGGCGCGGGCCAGCGCCGCGGACCCGTAGGCGCCCAGCGCCATGAACGCCGCGTGGCCCAGGGAAATCTGGCCGGTGA
This genomic interval from Armatimonadota bacterium contains the following:
- a CDS encoding branched-chain amino acid ABC transporter permease; the protein is MAILDRPGYRAGMVLLVAALVLAPVWLGRFIFLLNTIGIFAIGACGLTLLTGLTGQISLGHAAFMALGAYGSAALARAGLPVPLAMVGATALTCAGGMVVGLPSLRIKGLYLAIATLAFQFLTEYALIHATGGVGALSVPPLGVGRWVVRTEVQFYYLLLCVWLLAGAALANLARSRVGLVWMAIRDRDYAAQVLGIPLLHYKALAFGLAAAYAGLAGSLWAHYQRLITTEQFTVGASIDYVAMVVIGGLTSIWGAHLGAAFVVALSQGLKIATPALTAVVPAFAKVVIPLREVLFGTVLIALLIWEPGGLAMLLRKLKRKVDLWPFAY